Sequence from the Microbacterium sp. AZCO genome:
CCCGGCAGCGCCTCCACCTGCCGCAGCTGCGACGGTGTCGGCAGTGCGGAGCGGGTCGCACCGTCGACCTCGAGCGTCGTGCCGTGCGCGTCGCACAGCCGACGCCACAGCGTGATGCCCTGCGCTCGGGCGCGACGCGCGGACAGCGTGCACCAGACGGCCGCCTCGTAGGGGGAGTGGAACACCCAGGGCCGGAAGCCGGGAGCCGCCTCACGCAGCCGCGCGAGCACGGGGTCGCCCGCGCACACGCGCGCCCAGGCGTCGCCGTCATGGTCTGCCGAGACGATGCGCGCCACCTGCCGTGCGACGGCGTCCGGGTCGACGCTCGCCCCCGGCCGGGTGGTGTACTCGATCCGCACCGTGTCGCCCTCCTGGGTCACGGCGACGGCCACGGGGTCCTCGAGGGTTCCGTCGAGACAGAAGGCGAAGCGCAGCACGCCGTCGAAGGACCGCTGCTCGTTGAATCCGGAGCGCATGTGCGCGACCTCCGCGAGGTCGTACGGGCCGGTGATCGGCCAGGTCGTCGTCGCCATGCTCCGATGATCCCGCCGGGGTGTGACATCGCGAGTTTCCATTCACGGGAATAGATTCCCCTAGGCTGGTCGTTATCCCCCTTCAGACCCGGCAGAGCGCCGACCTGAGCGAGAAGAGACGACATGAGCGACACCACGATCGACATCCCCGGCTACAAGAGCGGCACCTGGGTGCTCGACCCCGCACACAGCGAGGTCGGCTTCAGCGTCCGCCACATGATGATCTCCAAGGTGCGCGGCGCCTTCGGCGTCAAGAGCGCGACGCTCGTCGCGCCCGAGAACCCGCTCGAGGCCACCGTCGTGGCTCACGTCGACGCGACGTCGCTCGACACCAAGGACGAGGGCCGCGACGGCCACCTCCGCTCGGCCGACTTCTTCGACGTCGAGAACCACCCCACGATCGACTTCGTCTCGACCGGCGTGCGCATCGAGGACGGCGACTTCCTCGTCGACGGCGACCTCACGATCCGCGGCGTCACCAAGCCCGTGACGTTCGACTTCGACTTCGGCGGCTTCGGCTCCGACCCGTGGGGCAACTACAAGGCGGGCGCGACGGCCAAGACGGTCATCAACCGCGAGGACTTCGGCCTCACCTGGAACGCCGCGCTCGAGACCGGCGGCGTGCTCGTGGGCAAGGACGTCACGATCACGCTCGACCTCCAGGGCTCGTTCCAGCAGGACTGACGCGCTGACGCGGAAGAGGGATGGATGCCGCGGCATCCATCCCTCTTCTCATGCGCGCCTGCGCAGCCGATCCTGAGCGAGCAGGATGCCGAGGAAGACGATGAGCGCGCCCACCGGCTCGTTCCAGGAGAGGCTCTCGCCGAGCACGACGACGCCGAGGACCACCCCGACGACGGGCGTGATGTAGGTGACGGTCGACGCGCGCGTCGGGCCCCACGCGCGCACGGTGTTCTGGTTCCACACGTATGCGACGCCGGTGCCGAGGCATCCGAGCAGCACGAGACTCGTGACGATCGGCACGTCCAGGTGCACGGGGGTGAGCACGAGGAACGGCGTGAGCACCGTCATCACCGCGCCCGCCATCGCGATGTAGCCGAAGGTGAACGCGAGGGCCGACATGCCGGTGTTCGATGCGAACCGCCGCATGTAGGCGAAGCTGAAGCCGTAGCTGGCGGTGGCCCCGAGGATCGCCAGTTCAGCGACGAGGCTGCCGTCGAGCGAGACCCCCTGCCACGGCGCGATGATGACGACGACGCCGACGATGCCGACCCCGATGCCGGCGATCTGCAGCATCTTCAGGCGCTCGACCCGGAACACCAGCCACGCCATGATCGCCGTCATGATCGGCGTCGTGGCGTTGAAGATGCTCGCGACGCCCGAGCTGACGTGCTGCTGCGCCCACGAGAACAGCAGGAACGGGATGACGCAGAAGGTCATCCCGAGCACGAGCAGGTGCCCCCACACGCGAAGGCTGCGCGACAGCCGCTCGCGTCGCAGGAGCACGAGCGCGCCGAGCGTCAGCGTGCCCAGCAGGATGCGGGTCCAGGCGACCTGGGCGGGTGAGATGCCGGTCAGCGCCACCTTCATGAAGAGGAAGCTCGACCCCCATACGATGCCGGCCAGCACGAACTGGACGGTGATCCACCTCGGCGAGGGCGTCCGTGCACGTGTCGCCGTCGGGGCCGTGGAGGTCGAGGTCATGGCGTCACGCTACGCGCGCACGCGGCTGTGCACGCGCGCGCGGGGATGCGACGTCCGAAATCCGCCGCTTCTCGTCGGTTGTGCGTCGGTGCGGCGCCGCGAACGCGGCGAAGGTCAGGGAACGGGATGCTCGGCGTCGTAGCCGCGGAACGTCGGGCTGAGGCGCACCAGCAGCGCGACGAGCCCGACGATGATGAAGCCGCCGAGGAGCGGCGGGAACCACAGGGCCGTGAACGTCGCGAGCGTGCCGGCGTAGAGCGCGCCGAGGCGCGGCCCGCCCGTCACGACGACGATGAAGATGCCCTGCAGGCGTCCGCGGATCGCATCGGGCACCGCGGCCTGGATCATCGTGCCGCGATAGATCGCGCTGACGTTGTCCGAGGCTCCCGACACGGCGAGGCAGACGACGGCGAGGGCGATGAGGGCGACGTTCGGCGACTGTGTGTCGACGACGTCCGGCGCGAAGACGCCGAGCGCCGCGAGCACGAGCACGGCGCCGAAGGCCGCGATCGACAGGCCGTACACCTGGATCGCGCGCTCGATCCCGAGGCCCTGCCGGCGCACGCGGCCGATGGGTCCGGAGAAGAGGCTCGACAGGAAGGCGCCCGCAGCGACGGCCGCCGTGAGGATGCCCGTCGTGATGGCCCCGCCGCCGAGCAGCACGGCGCCGATCGCGGGGAAGAGGGCGAGCGGCTGGCCGAAGGTCATCGCGACGATGTCGAGGATGAACTGCAGGCGGATGTTCGAGGCACGGCGGAGGAATCGCGCGCCGTCGCGGAGCGACTCCAGGCCCGGGGGGACGATCTGCCCCTCGGGGCGCACCGCCGGCAGCGTCCAGAGTCCGAGGAAGAGCGACGTCATGAGCAGCACGTCGAGCGTGTACGTCCACGCGTAGCCCGAGAACGCCACGAGCACGCCCGCGAGTGCCGGGCCGGCCATGACCATGATGCCGACGGTGATGCCGTGCAGCGCGGCAGCGGCCGGGAGCAGGTCGCGGGGGAGCAGGCGCGGGACGATCGCCTCACGCGCGGCCATGACGATCGAGTTCGCCGACGAGATGACGATGCTGAGGAGATACAGCCACCACTCCGTCTCGAGCCCGCCCCACGCGAGCACCGCGAGCAGAAGAGTCGCGAGGAAGGTGATGGATGCCGCGATGAGGGCGACCCGCCGACGGTCGAAGGCGTCCGCGAGCATCCCGCCGTAGAGACCCGCCACCACCATCGGGACGAGTCCGACGACCGCGATCATCGACACCGCGAACGTCGAGCGCGTCAGGTCGTACATCTGCAGCATGACCGCGACCAGGGTCAGCTGGCCGCCGAGGCCCGAGAGGGTGGAGCCGACCCACATCCGCGTGAAGGCGGGGCTCGCCCGGAACGGGCGGAGGTCGATGAAGTGCTCGCGCCGCAGCCGCGGCATCCTGCGGGGCTTCTCAGCCGTCATGACGGGTTCTCGCGGAGCACTCTGTCGAGGCTACCGCCGGGTCGGCCGGCGCGGTTCGTCGTGCCTCAGCCGGTCGCTGAGCGTGTCGAAGGGCTGGTAGACTCTTGAGGTTGCCGTTCGATCGGCCGCGGATAAAGAGAGCCCACGCATCAGGCGTCGGGCGCCGCGCAACGAAGAGAGAGGGGATCACCTATGGCACTGGATGCAGACGTCAAGAAGGCGATCATCGAAGAGTACGCGACGCACCCCGGTGACACCGGATCCCCCGAGGTGCAGGTCGCGATGCTGACGCAGCGCATCAAGGACCTCACCGAGCACCTCAAGGAGCACAAGCACGACCACCACTCGCGTCGTGGGCTGTTCCTGCTCGTCGGTCAGCGCCGCCGTCTCCTGGGCTACCTCCAGGACATCGACATCAACCGTTACCGCTCGCTCATCGAGCGCCTCGGTCTCCGTCGCTGAGCATCATCGACTGAGCGTTCAATCGCGCGAAACATTCTTGAGAAGGCCTCCCCACGGTGTGGGGAGGCCTTCGTCGTTCCCAGGCGCCGCTGTTCCCGGACGCCGCTGTTCCCGGACGCCGCTGTTCCCAGCCCTTCATCCGCCGAGACAGGGGATCTCGCCGAGACAGGGTGGCGTGGCCCCTTGTGTCGCCGGAATCCCCTGTCTCGCGGGCCGGGGACGGGTCAGACAGATGCCGCGGCCCGCGCCGCGAGCAGGTCGCCGTGCCACCGCTCGGCGACGTCGGGGTGCGCGCGCAGGCGGGACTTCAGGGCGTTCTGGCCGTAGAGCGAGTGGATCGGGTTGGTCGGGTCCTGGGTGACGCCG
This genomic interval carries:
- the rpsO gene encoding 30S ribosomal protein S15 — protein: MALDADVKKAIIEEYATHPGDTGSPEVQVAMLTQRIKDLTEHLKEHKHDHHSRRGLFLLVGQRRRLLGYLQDIDINRYRSLIERLGLRR
- a CDS encoding DMT family transporter, translating into MTSTSTAPTATRARTPSPRWITVQFVLAGIVWGSSFLFMKVALTGISPAQVAWTRILLGTLTLGALVLLRRERLSRSLRVWGHLLVLGMTFCVIPFLLFSWAQQHVSSGVASIFNATTPIMTAIMAWLVFRVERLKMLQIAGIGVGIVGVVVIIAPWQGVSLDGSLVAELAILGATASYGFSFAYMRRFASNTGMSALAFTFGYIAMAGAVMTVLTPFLVLTPVHLDVPIVTSLVLLGCLGTGVAYVWNQNTVRAWGPTRASTVTYITPVVGVVLGVVVLGESLSWNEPVGALIVFLGILLAQDRLRRRA
- a CDS encoding YceI family protein, yielding MSDTTIDIPGYKSGTWVLDPAHSEVGFSVRHMMISKVRGAFGVKSATLVAPENPLEATVVAHVDATSLDTKDEGRDGHLRSADFFDVENHPTIDFVSTGVRIEDGDFLVDGDLTIRGVTKPVTFDFDFGGFGSDPWGNYKAGATAKTVINREDFGLTWNAALETGGVLVGKDVTITLDLQGSFQQD
- a CDS encoding MFS transporter encodes the protein MTAEKPRRMPRLRREHFIDLRPFRASPAFTRMWVGSTLSGLGGQLTLVAVMLQMYDLTRSTFAVSMIAVVGLVPMVVAGLYGGMLADAFDRRRVALIAASITFLATLLLAVLAWGGLETEWWLYLLSIVISSANSIVMAAREAIVPRLLPRDLLPAAAALHGITVGIMVMAGPALAGVLVAFSGYAWTYTLDVLLMTSLFLGLWTLPAVRPEGQIVPPGLESLRDGARFLRRASNIRLQFILDIVAMTFGQPLALFPAIGAVLLGGGAITTGILTAAVAAGAFLSSLFSGPIGRVRRQGLGIERAIQVYGLSIAAFGAVLVLAALGVFAPDVVDTQSPNVALIALAVVCLAVSGASDNVSAIYRGTMIQAAVPDAIRGRLQGIFIVVVTGGPRLGALYAGTLATFTALWFPPLLGGFIIVGLVALLVRLSPTFRGYDAEHPVP